The stretch of DNA ACAAGATGCCGACATCGTACTTTTTGTCTATCGTGAAGAATATTATCTCAAAAATGAACAACCTAAAGAGGGTGTCCCTGAACATATAACATGGCAGGATGCAATGGATAAAGTTACGGGAAAAGCTGACGTTATTATCGCGAAACAACGCCATGGACCAACAGGAACCATTCATCTTGCCTTTCAGTCTGATTTCACACGTTTCAGCGATTTGGCAGACAGTAATTATCTCCCAGAACAAATTGGTTAAATCCCATGGCACGCAACCGTATTCAATTTACCTGCCAAAATTGTGGAACCATTTATTCACGTTGGGCTGGGAAATGTAGTTCCTGTGACGAATGGCGGAATCGGTACTTGTCCTATGCAAAATGTTCGTAAGGGACGTATAGTTGCCCTTACATCTCTTTCTGGAGATCTTGAAGAGGCTCCCCGTATCCATTCTGGAATTACGGAACTTGATCGTGTTACTGAAGGAGGCTTTTGTGCGTGGATCAGTATTACTTGTTGGTGACGACCCAGGTATTGGAAAATCAACATTGCTGACACAAACAGCAGCCACCTTGTCGCGAAAAGGGCATAATCTCATTTATGTTTCAGATGAAGAAGCCGTTACACAAATCTGCCTTTGTGCACAAAGGTTTGATACTAAAAATACAGAGGTTAAACTGGAAACACCGTATCTTAAGATACCGTGAAAATTTTTTCGGCCAATTGATAAAAAAGCAGCCCAAAATATAGCTTTCACGGCATTATCTACCCTGCTATTATAACTCAAACGATAAAATTGCAAAACTAAAAAAATAGTTTCTAATCCTTCTGAGTTAAGAGAAAATCCTACAAAATATAAATGATTCTTGATACAAAAAAACTCCGGGAACCCAATACACATTTACACCAAAAAAAAGAGATAAATGAATGACTACACTAGATAAAAAAGAAAAAGATGAAAGTGGATTTGAAAGTTTAAATGAAGCTCTCAAAAGAGTTTTCGGCATGGCAAGTGCTGCTAGAAAGCATCCCTCTCAATTATCGGGAATAGCTACCCATATTAAAACACTTGATGAAAAAATGGGAGGATTACAAAAATCTGACTTAATTATCCTCGCTGGATGCTCTGGTATGGGAAAAACCGCACTTGCTACCAATATTGCCTTTAATATTGCTAATGCTTACAATCATGATGCAAAAACAAAGAATCCATCGCAAAAAAATGAGGGAGGTATTGTCGGTTTTTTTTCGCTGGAAATGTCATCAGAACAGCTTGCAACTCGTATTATTTCCGAACAAACAGAAGTCTCTTCTTCTGATATTCGACGTGGTAATATTTCAGAAGAACAATTTTCAAAAATAATCCGTGCAATAAATCATCTACAAAAAGCACCACTTCATATTGATCAAACTGGGGGAATATCAATCGCGCAACTGGCAGCACGTGCGCGGCGTCTCAAGCGGCAACATGGTTTGGATGTCTTGATTATTGACTACATCCAGTTAATGACAAGCAATTCAAGGCGTTCATTTGAGAACCATACTCAAGAAATTACCATAGGTCTTAAAGCACTAGCTAAAGAATTGAATATTCCCATTATTGCTCTTTCACAGCTTTCACACCAAATTGAAAATCGAACAGATAAACGCCCAAAACTCTTAGATTTGCGGGAATCTGGTTCAATTGAGCAGAATGCCGATATTGTGCTTTTTGTCTATCGTGAAGAATATTATCTCAAAAATGATTTACCTAATTTTGGTCGCCCTGATGAATATGTGAAATGGCAGGATGCAATGGACAAAGCTTTTGGGAAAGCTGACGTTATTATCGCAAAACAACGCCATGGACCAACAGGAACCATTCACCTTGCCTTTCAGTCTGATTTCACACGTTTCAGCGATTTGGCAGACAGTAATTATCTTCCAGAACAAATTGGTTAAACCACTATGGCACGCAACCGTATTCAATTTATCTGCCAAAATTGTGGAACCATTTATTCACGTTGGGCTGGGAAATGTAGTTCTTGTGGCGAATGGAATTCCCTTATCGAAGAAAATGCGAATGGTGGCATCGGTACTGGTCCTATGCAAAATGTTCGTAAGGGACGTATAGTTGCCCTTACATCTCTTTCTGGAGATCTTGAAGATGCTCCCCGTATCCATTCTGGCATTGCTGAACTTGATCGTGTCACCGGAGGAGGCTTTGTGCGTGGATCAGCATTACTTGTTGGTGGCGACCCAGGTATTGGAAAATCAACATTGCTGACCCAAACAGCAGCGGCCTTATCGCGAAAAGGACATCACGTCATCTATGTTTCAGGTGAAGAAGCTATCGCACAAATCTGCCTCCGTGCACAAAGGCTTGGAGCAGCCAATACAGAAGTTAAACTCGCCGCTGAAACTAATGTTGAAGATATCCTTGCAACTTTAAGCGAACATAAAAAACTTGATATGGTTATCATCGATTCTATTCAAACCCTATGGTCAGATGCTGCTGATTCAGCACCTGGTACCGTCACACAAGTGCGCATTGGTGCTCAAGCAATGATTCGCTTTGCCAAAAAAACAGGAACAGCTGTTGTTCTTGTAGGCCATGTGACAAAAGATGGACAGATTGCTGGTCCACGGGTTGTCGAACATATGGTTGATGCTGTTCTTTATTTTGAAGGTGAAGGTGGACATCATTATCGAATCCTTAGAACTGTAAAAAACCGCTTCGGGCCAACGGATGAAATTGGTGTTTTTGAAATGTCCGATAAAGGATTACGGGAGGTCATCAATCCATCTGAACTGTTTTTGGGTGAACGAAATGAAAAAGCTCCAGGAGCTGCTGTTTTTGCAGGAATGGAAGGGACACGCCCGATACTAGTAGAAATTCAAGCACTTGTTGCTCCCTCTTCACTTGGAACACCACGACGTGCTGTTGTAGGATGGGATGGAAATCGCCTTTCAATGATTCTTGCTGTTCTAGAGGCCCATTGCGGCGTTCGCTTTGGACAACACGATGTCTATCTTAACGTTGCAGGTGGATATCGCATATCAGAGCCAGCAGCTGATTTAGCTGTTGCAGCAGCCTTGGTATCCTCTCTCGCAAATATTCCTCTCCCAACGAATTGTGTCTATTTTGGTGAAATCAGCCTTTCAGGAGCTATCCGCGCTGTTGCTCATTCAACACAGCGCATCAATGAAGCAAAAAAACTTGGCTTTCAAGGAGCTGTTCAACCTACTACAACGACAAAAATGGTGAAATCACTAAATTTTCAACGAAAAACAGTCTCCGACCTTCCTGAGCTGGTTGCCGCTATTACCGCAGGTAAAAGATGGTCTGCACCACACACATGATAATATAGAAAAAACTCTACAAAATATAAAATCCCTGCTATAAGAACAGAAAATAGCATAACCAGAAATGCATTTGTATATAACTTAAAAGAACACAACTTTATGTATAAGGAACAAACAAATGATCATAACAGTCCTTGATGGAATTGTCGTAGCTGTCATCCTGTTCTCCGCTTTTCTCGCTATGCTCCGAGGGTTTTCACGCGAAGTGCTTTCGTTGGCTTCTTGGGCGATCGCAGCTGTTGCTACACTGTTTTTATTCAAACCTGTCTTGCCCTTCTTTGAGCAATATCTCTCTAATAAAATGATTGCGTTGATTACAACATTGGTTATGATTTTTATTATTGTTCTCATTATTACTTCAATCATTACAATGAAGATCTCTGATTTTATTATTGATAGTCGAATTGGCATCCTAGACCGTACTATCGGTTTTGTTTTTGGAGCACTCCGCGGTTTATTTATCATGGTTATCGGTATGCTCCTTATTAATGCGCTTATTAAACCTGAGAACCAAGCTCATTGGTTAAAAAATGCAACAACAAAACCCATCTTAGATTCATTAGGACAAAAAGTTTGGGAAATACTCCCCAAAGATCTCGATATTGTTCTCGAAAAGGCAGAAAAAATTTTTAAAGGAGACGATACTAATATACAAAAATAAATACCCTCATGAAGAGGTGATTTGGCAAAATGGGGAAGAGTTTGTCATGGACAAAAAGTTTCAAATAATATGGGAAGTATGATATAATCATTCTTCATATCACAACTGAAAGAATATAATGATAAAAAGCGACATTTCCTGTCAGGATTTTTCATTGGATGACGATACCCTACATGAGGAATGTGGAGTTTTTGGTATTCTTGGTCATGAAGATGCGGCAACGTTAACAGCTCTCGGACTCCATGCACTTCAGCATCGTGGGCAAGAAGCAGCTGGTATTGTTTCTTACCACAACAAAATGTTTCATCAAGAAAAACATCTAGGTCTTGTTGGTGATCACTATACAAACCCTGCAACACTTGCCCGTTTACCGGGAAATCGTGCTATCGGACACACCCGTTATTCAACAACTGGAGAAATAGCATTACGCAACGTTCAGCCTCTTTTTGCTGAATTAAAAGTTGGAGGTATTGCTATTGCCCATAATGGCAATCTCACCAATGGTCTTACACTACGCCGCAAACTCATTGCCTCGGGTGCCATCTGTCAATCGACATCAGATTCAGAAGTTTTTCTTCATCTTATTGCCCGTTCACCTTATGAATCGTCATCTGATCGTTTTGTCGATGCTATTCGGCAAGTGGAAGGTGGATATGCCATGTTGGCGCTCACACGCACTAAGCTCATTGCAGCGCGAGATCCAACAGGAATTCGACCTCTCGTGATGGGTGAGCTTGATGGTAAACCAATCTTTTGTTCCGAAACCTGTGCACTTGATATTATTGGAGCAAAATATGTCCGCGATGTTAAAAATGGCGAAATTATCATATGTGAAATACAAAAAAATGGGGAAATTACTAAAAAAATTATAGAACCAGAGAATGAAAAACCTGAAAGACTGTGCCTTTTTGAATATGTCTATTTTGCACGTCCTGATTCAATTGTTGGAGGGCGTAGTGTTTACACGGTCCGTAAAAATATGGGAATCTATTTGGCGCAAGAAGCTCCTTGTGAAGGTGATGTTGTAGTTCCCGTTCCTGATGGCGGAACACCTGCTGCAATTGGCTATGCACAAAAAATTGGAATTCCCTTTGAGCTTGGTATTATTCGTAATCACTATGTTGGCCGCACTTTTATTGAACCAACACAACAAATTCGTGCTTTTGGAGTAAAATTAAAGCACTCTGCAAATCGTTCTGTCATAAAAGGAAAACGTGTTATTCTGGTTGATGACTCTATTGTCCGTGGAACAACGTCCCTCAAAATTGTGCGAATGCTCCGTGATGCAGGAGCAAAAGAAGTTCATATGCGCATTTCTAGCCCTATGATTTTCTATCCCGATTTTTATGGCATTGATACACCTAAAGTTGAAAGTCTATTGGCTAATCAATACCCAGATTTAAAATCCATGTGCAATTTTGTCGGAGCTGATTCATTAGAATTTCTTTCAACGGATGGTCTGTATCTTGCTGTAGCAGGAGAAAAACGAAATAATGCTGATCCACAATTTACTGACCATTATTTTACTGGACAATACCCTACACATCTGGTTGATCAAGAAAGTATCCCCAAAATTCATCAATCATCTGTCCTTAAAACAAGAGATTAATGATGATAAAATTTGATTTTAGTCTCTCTGGTCGTGTTGCACTTGTTACCGGTGCTTCAAGAGGTATTGGCTACCATTTAGCATTAGAACTCGCAACACGTGGTGCTCACATTATTGCCCTAGCACGCACAGCGAGTGGACTCACTGAACTTGATAATAAAATCCGAGAAAAAGGTGCTTGTGCAACACTTATCCCACTCGACTTACATCATATGGAAAACATTGATACTCTTAGCGTTTCTATTTCTAAGCGCTGGAAAAAACTCGATATTATGGTCGCAAGTGCAGGAATTCTTGGAACGCTCTCACCAATAGCACATATCGAAAATATGGTATTTGAAGATGTTTTTCAAATAAATCTCATTAGCCAATGGCGCTTAATGAAAGCCATGGAACCTTTATTGCGTAAATCTAATGCTGGACGAGCGATTCTACTATCTTCAAGCGTTGCTCATGTTGCACGCGCTTTCTGGGGACCTTATGCAGCCTCTAAAGCTGCTTTAGAAATTATTGCTCGTTGTTGGGCAGAAGAACTAAAGCAAACCCCTATAAAAATTAATTGTGTTGATCCCGGCGCAACACGTACTGCCATGCGTGCACAAGCCATGCCTGGTGAAGATCCTCAAACTCTCCCTTCACCACAAGACGTTGCAACAAAGATAGTCCATTTATCATCGCCTGATTTAAAAGAGACAGGAAGACTATTTAATGTCCGTAAAAATCGGTTTATGGATTATCATGTACCTTATTAAGTTAACCTATTGATTTATAATAACAATTTATCATTTTGTGATTTGAATAAAAACTCCGAATACAGTAATTTTTTTATATCAAACCCTTTTATGATGAATCAGAAAAAAGCTCTTGCATATCTTCTGTTATCTTTTTCAAAAATAAAATATAAAGCTTTATGATTCTTTGATCGTTTTAACACTGGTCTTTTTTTCTTCCAAAGCAGCCCGTTTATTATAAGCTACAAAACTACAGGGGAGAAAAATCATATAGCTAACAGCTGTAATCAATAAAGTGTGCCATGTGTAAGTTGCAAGAAAACCTACGTAAATAACAATGCCCAATATGCACGGTACAACGATATCGCGCCTCAAACTTTGATCAATTGTTTTTGCATTCCATACCGGTAAACGACTAACCAATAGAAAAGCAATAATAACAGTATAAAGGCTAAAAAATAATGCCCAGCTCCAACTCGGCATCAAACCAAGAGCTCCTAAATACATAGGCAATAAAAGTAATAACGCCCCTGCTGGTGCAGGAACGCCAATAAAATAATTTTCCTGCCATTTTGGTATATCCGCGTTATCCAACATCACATTAAAACGTGCTAATC from Bartonella taylorii encodes:
- the radA gene encoding DNA repair protein RadA, with product MARNRIQFICQNCGTIYSRWAGKCSSCGEWNSLIEENANGGIGTGPMQNVRKGRIVALTSLSGDLEDAPRIHSGIAELDRVTGGGFVRGSALLVGGDPGIGKSTLLTQTAAALSRKGHHVIYVSGEEAIAQICLRAQRLGAANTEVKLAAETNVEDILATLSEHKKLDMVIIDSIQTLWSDAADSAPGTVTQVRIGAQAMIRFAKKTGTAVVLVGHVTKDGQIAGPRVVEHMVDAVLYFEGEGGHHYRILRTVKNRFGPTDEIGVFEMSDKGLREVINPSELFLGERNEKAPGAAVFAGMEGTRPILVEIQALVAPSSLGTPRRAVVGWDGNRLSMILAVLEAHCGVRFGQHDVYLNVAGGYRISEPAADLAVAAALVSSLANIPLPTNCVYFGEISLSGAIRAVAHSTQRINEAKKLGFQGAVQPTTTTKMVKSLNFQRKTVSDLPELVAAITAGKRWSAPHT
- the purF gene encoding amidophosphoribosyltransferase, with amino-acid sequence MIKSDISCQDFSLDDDTLHEECGVFGILGHEDAATLTALGLHALQHRGQEAAGIVSYHNKMFHQEKHLGLVGDHYTNPATLARLPGNRAIGHTRYSTTGEIALRNVQPLFAELKVGGIAIAHNGNLTNGLTLRRKLIASGAICQSTSDSEVFLHLIARSPYESSSDRFVDAIRQVEGGYAMLALTRTKLIAARDPTGIRPLVMGELDGKPIFCSETCALDIIGAKYVRDVKNGEIIICEIQKNGEITKKIIEPENEKPERLCLFEYVYFARPDSIVGGRSVYTVRKNMGIYLAQEAPCEGDVVVPVPDGGTPAAIGYAQKIGIPFELGIIRNHYVGRTFIEPTQQIRAFGVKLKHSANRSVIKGKRVILVDDSIVRGTTSLKIVRMLRDAGAKEVHMRISSPMIFYPDFYGIDTPKVESLLANQYPDLKSMCNFVGADSLEFLSTDGLYLAVAGEKRNNADPQFTDHYFTGQYPTHLVDQESIPKIHQSSVLKTRD
- a CDS encoding SDR family NAD(P)-dependent oxidoreductase, which encodes MIKFDFSLSGRVALVTGASRGIGYHLALELATRGAHIIALARTASGLTELDNKIREKGACATLIPLDLHHMENIDTLSVSISKRWKKLDIMVASAGILGTLSPIAHIENMVFEDVFQINLISQWRLMKAMEPLLRKSNAGRAILLSSSVAHVARAFWGPYAASKAALEIIARCWAEELKQTPIKINCVDPGATRTAMRAQAMPGEDPQTLPSPQDVATKIVHLSSPDLKETGRLFNVRKNRFMDYHVPY
- the pssA gene encoding CDP-diacylglycerol--serine O-phosphatidyltransferase, which encodes MKFFSLFSSFNPEGQHDDIANRWRSPTPMRYVIPNIITVLAICAGMSSIRLAFEHRYEAAILMVLLAAVLDGADGRIARLMDGSSSFGAQMDSLADVVNFGVAPALIVYSFILTQAHQVGWVAALVYCVACCLRLARFNVMLDNADIPKWQENYFIGVPAPAGALLLLLPMYLGALGLMPSWSWALFFSLYTVIIAFLLVSRLPVWNAKTIDQSLRRDIVVPCILGIVIYVGFLATYTWHTLLITAVSYMIFLPCSFVAYNKRAALEEKKTSVKTIKES